The sequence CTTGATTTCCAATACCGATGTTGGTGAAGTGGTTGTAGCACTAGATTGGTGACAATATGTACtatggttcaaacccattCTCagccaaaaacaaattatcacTTCTAAACAATAGAatcatttcttattaaaagttaaaaatgaataaatatacCACACTGGACTACAACCCTAaacacaacaaccagattACATCTAAATATAACAAAACTAACATTcgccaaaattttaaaagtagtaaatttgttattttaccaatagaagtaaaataacttgaaaaactaTTGTGAACCAACAAATTTgggtgcaaaaatatattggaaaaatattttaaaaaagtattttACCAACATCTCAATTGTAGGAATATAATATATTAGCAATATTTGAGAAATATACTCTGCTAGCTGGGATTCcttgtattaaaaaaaatgttttcccctgttgtttacttttttcgcAACCGAATCTTCAGAGAATaggcccgagggaagaaaagggagaagaggaaagtatgaaaaaaagggggacccGTACTTTccatttctccctttttccaACTTTCCATTCCAGAACtttaggtaggtactgtatcgTGCATCGTACTCGAGCTGTTGCTACATAGCAAGCGAGACTTATAATAACCGTAACTTGTAATTCCTgttgaaatattattaaatttttggttGCCATAGCAACAACCCTTCCTCTTTTACTTCCAAAAAGTTGAGCGAAAAAGCGAAAAAGCcaggcaaaatgaaaaattgttttggatGGCTAGCGGCAACGTGACCCAACCTCTCCTTTATCAAGGCCATGTGCTTCAGAGTTAAATGCCTTAAAGGCTGTCTCGTTGTCATGAAAATTAAGCCTTTGTCCGTTTCTAGAATATTACCCCATACCCTAACTGTCTGGTTACATCAGGTAGTTCTGCCGCGAATCGATAGgcgtcattttttaaaaaagggtagtctgatttttatggaagataCTGTACGTGAGCATGTTGCCTCCGACTAGACCCACcctccttcattttcaaagcgcttattttggttttaaacaAAGCAAATTGTCATAAACTAAAAATACGCTTTTGATagctgattttttcttcttttttaagccTAGCGGGGATTAAAAATATTGAGGAATAAAAGAGTTGGGgcgcaaaaaacaaaaaaagcgccAACTAGTACAACAAATAcgtttataaaaaattatctttccattttctttgtagGCCTATAATATGCCCTATAATTTTATACTTCGtctatttttcaaaacttaTAGGGAATAAACTTATAGAAGCCAACAGGGAATAAATCACACAATATACGTATTTTATAAACTCAAATTTCAACTAAGCGAATTTAATTTTAGAGTATATTGATGACGAAGCAGATATATAGGTTACATGCTGATGTGCATTCGAATAGGTAGGCCTACTTTAATACATTTAAAGCTCTTTAGCTTTATATCACCAAGAATTAATTAGCGTTTTTACGCGTTTCGATCACATTTGAAGTATAGGCCTATAGGCCTATAGAATAGACTATATAATAGACTACCAAAATAGTATAATTGCAGAGTAATCAAATGaggataataaaaatttataaaactatacagtattattattatatttatacagtcgcggctgaaattttctatacgtgtagctCAAAAATATACGCCTTttgtgtattggcggatggtgttaGCCTATGCAAGAGGTTGAGCTACCTTATTTGCCtgattttttcaagttttacccCCTACCCGTTTCCCCTCCGACAATGATTTGTTGGCGTGGCTTTCTTAACTATGGGGAACCATGGCCAATAATCAGACAAAGACAATTGTGTCGATAACCAATAATCTAGCAATAGTTctaaaatgaaatgttaaaatgGCAAAGGATTGATCAGTTTGTAACTGTGGTAATTTCTGCATCGATTAGGCCTAGTTTCATTTTAGCATTAGGCAATAGGAATGCGTAATGTTTGCGATATCGTGGGTAAATTAGTAATCGATGTTAAGAGGAAGAGTTAAGTAAAGAAgggcggtaaaaaataaaaaaaacgagagaatAAGGTAGCTCAACCATCCATAGGCTAACACtatccgccaatacacagtaaaaaggcgtatttttTAGATACACTTAttgaaactttcagccgcgactgtatgTCGATTGATAGGAATAACATCCGCGTGCATTAAAACGGCGATAATGAAACCCTCTCCCGCGTCTATATAGACCTATATATAGGACTGCTGACAAAGTCAGCAGGTTGAACACTGAAGGGGAGGGGGAGGATGCGCGGGGGACGTCCAATTTCTACAGTGTTGCTCTGCAATAGACTCGTTGGCTGGACGATAAAAAATGATGGTTATCACTAAGTACAAGTTCCGCCAGCTCAGTGTCGACCACACCTTATTTATTTCGAAATGGTTTTCATAATAATAGTGTACTTTCTTAGTCAGCAGCCGCCGCATGTTCCGTGTGGCAGCACGTCTGTGACATTCACCTATCAACTACTATTCGTCGATCAATGACTATAGTCCATGTCCACACACGAACGATAACGTATTAAATACGCAATGCTGGACGATTGGCGGTGCAACCATTTATTTCGCCCAGGAAATTTGAATCTACGGTCGACACTCTACGTTGCCATTTTTGTGAGTTTCATCATaaccgtttttgttttgagtgCGACCGATCAGCAAGCAGTGCTGCAGACTCTGCTGAAGGCTCTTCCGCTGCTAGAAAATCGCAAAAATGTAATAGCAGACCAAGAAGGAAACTAGCAGATACGCAGGACGTCCCAGCGCCCACTTCAACCGGTCCCCCAACATCAGACATCCATCATTCTCTACTGGACGAAATTCTTCGAGTCCAGCGATTTTGAGGTTGGACTGGGCATCGAGCCATTCGGTTCATGCATCGATCGAGTTACcgcatccagcagcaggaATTGCCTGACGACGACGGACCGAGGACTGTTGAACGACAGCAATGCCGTCATCTTTCACGGCCGAGACCTGCACGTCCAAGACTTGCCTCTGCCAGAATGGAGGCGTCCTCACcaaatcttcatcttcttcctgcTGGAATCACCAATCCATACGGACCTGGGCCTGTTGCAGCAGCCCGTCTTCCGCCATTACTTCAACAGGACGATGACGTATCGCCGGGATTCGGATGTCGTTGAACTGCACGCTTACGGTCGCTTGCGTTGTATCGATCCAGCCTCGCCTTCCTGTTTGAAATTCCCATGCTATGGAAATGGCTCAGTAGCAGCTCTGGAATAACACTCAGCAGATCCCTCATCAGTCTTTTCGGCATCAACGAACGTGACAAGTATTAACAACATCAAGGATCGGGCTGTCGCCTGGTTTGTTTCTAATTGCCATTCAAACAGCCAGTGGGAATCGCTGGTCCGCCGTTTGTCCGAGTTCATTTCTGTGGACATTTACGGGAAATGCGCCAATGGCAAGCATTCCTGTCCAAATAAATCCGAATGTGATCAGATGCTCAGTCGCCACTATCGTTTCTACTTGAGTTTCGAGAACTCCCTCTGTCCCGACTACGTCACGGAGAAACTCTACCGGCCGCTGGCTCACGACACGGTGCCGGTCGTCTATGGCGGAGCCGATTATTCCGACTTCTTCCCCGCCAGATCGTACGTGGACGGCAGACATTTTGAGAACCCAGAGGCACTGGCCGACCACCTGGAGAAGCTGATTGCTAAGGACACCCTCTACTCGAGTTACTTCGAATGGAAAAGCCAATACGTTGTCGATCGACTTCCTTTGGATGGAGGTATCGTCTTTGTCAATTACTGAACGAGCTGCTCACCAGCAGCAAGAAAGACAATAAGTTTGTTGAAGACGTGGCCTCATGGTGGTCTGGTCAGACTACGAACCAAACTTGCTCATCACCCCCAAAATCTCTTATTGTCTAATTGAATACGAAatcataaaattttgattgaggATCTCTTCAGAACACCGAGCGAGAACAAAAATAGGCTATATTCAATTCAAcacgattaaaaaaatcctttaTTGGGTTTTCAAAGCTTTAGTTTTACTTTTGGGGGGCACGTTTTTAGTATGTTGTAGCCTACTTTTTCTTGCATCAGAGGTTTCTATTTTTACAAGATACGGAACCTACGATTACTATAGAAGTTTTTAACTTATTATACAttcgcggctgaaagtttctttacgTGTAGCTCCAAAACCCGCCTTTTTTTatgtgtattggcggatgtTGTCAACCTATGATAGAGATTGAGCTACCTTATTCGATagatttctcattttcttatcCCTAACTAATACGTCCCTCTTTACTTAACTCTATCCCTTAACATCAATAACTATTTTACCACGATGCGGCAAACGGTTCCGCAACCCTCATACCTAACGctaaatgaatagaaaataaggTAGATAGACAAATTGTATTGATCATCAATATTCTGTCATATCACCGACTATCAGCGACATATCAGCGACTGTGAATACTTACTCAATTCTCTACTTTCCCCACTCTTCCCTAATTAGGTTGgacttaattaatttaataaaggTTTTAGATTGATAATCAGTAGCCTTTAACTACTTAAAAAGGCCAAAATACAGTTAGTAGTTTTTCGCTGCTGTGTAGGCCTACCTTATCAATattacaacaataaaaaaaaatggttagcGGAAAATAACATCTAGATTTGTATGATTGGActagtcatttttttatttgttaaagttaattgtagcgaatttttaaattaataaaataataaaatatttgtagCTATTTCCTAATATAAATAACGATTTAATATTGCAGACATCCATATTTCGTTGATGGTAGTCGGTGAAATAGGACTGAAACGAAATAGgactggtagaaataggactacgtTTTAGGACTAGTCACATTACGACTGGTCGAAATAGGACTACTTTTTGCAACTCATTATTgccagtcctatttctccttacgagcagtcctatttctaccatccactagtcctatttctacctgtcCTATTTCAACAGATAAAAGATCTGGCATCCTTGTCGGATTTGCCAAAAGACGATTGAACCGTAGATCCGGCACCGTTCATATACTATTCAGCCAATTAAACTATGTTAGTAATAGTCcagttcgtttttcatttgtaacttgtatatttcaaaactttttttttataaaaaggttgaatacaatcatgttaataaagcccatttgttagaaatatcaatttgataTGCAATCTAAGGTTTATTCGGAAATAAGATATTGTGTTAAAAGTTTCGATTTTTACGGgactgacgcgcag is a genomic window of Daphnia pulicaria isolate SC F1-1A chromosome 2, SC_F0-13Bv2, whole genome shotgun sequence containing:
- the LOC124327683 gene encoding alpha-(1,3)-fucosyltransferase C-like, producing MLDDWRCNHLFRPGNLNLRSTLYVAIFVSFIITVFVLSATDQQAVLQTLLKALPLLENRKNTSIILYWTKFFESSDFEVGLGIEPFGSCIDRVTASSSRNCLTTTDRGLLNDSNAVIFHGRDLHVQDLPLPEWRRPHQIFIFFLLESPIHTDLGLLQQPVFRHYFNRTMTLAFLFEIPMLWKWLSSSSGITLSRSLISLFGINERDNQWESLVRRLSEFISVDIYGKCANGKHSCPNKSECDQMLSRHYRFYLSFENSLCPDYVTEKLYRPLAHDTVPVVYGGADYSDFFPARSYVDGRHFENPEALADHLEKLIAKDTLYSSYFEWKSQYVVDRLPLDGGIVFVNY